The following coding sequences are from one Azospirillum sp. TSH100 window:
- a CDS encoding efflux RND transporter permease subunit, which produces MNLSTWSIRNPVPSLLLFILLSLLGLIGFNRLGIQQFPDMDLPTVTVSASLEGAAPAQLETEVARKIEDKLASLSRVEHITSTITDGSVSISVSFDIDKNGEEALNEVRNAVDGVKADLPGSMASPSVSKVTAETRGLLTYSVRSDRLDEVDLSWFIDNDVTKAVLSAKGVAGVSRIGGIAREVHVDLDAALMAGLGVTPADVATVLKSVQADNSGGQAEVGGKRQSLRTLGAVGTVEEVAAIAVPLADGRHIRLDQLARVSDAHADRSTRAFLDGQPVIAFQITRSKGFSDVGVAEAARKAVSAFAAAHPEVTITEASTTVTPILENYHGSMHLLLEGAVLAVVVVWWFLRDWRATLIAAVALPLSILPAFGVMHLLGFSLNIVSLLALGLVVGILVDDAIVEVENIARHMLQGKSARDAAMEAADEIGLAVIATTFTLVAVFLPTAFMGGIPGRIFRQFGVTAAVAVLASLLVARLLTPMMAAQFMKAHPANERDGRLMLTYLAAVRACLRHPWRTAFAALAFLALSVTMIPLLPTGFLPAQDDAQSQVTLTLPPDAELDDTTGLALRADALLRRMPEVRSVFTAVGTATMGGGGMDATTTTSPRTASLTVDLVARSERRRSQAAIEAEMRSLLRTLPGGRIEVGRGGNGEQLQITLAGDDPTALQQAADAVEADLRRLPGIGNVTSGAALQRPEVQIRPDFARAAALGVTSQDMADAVRMATYGDYSSSIAKLNLPQRQIAVRVRLDPAVRTDLSALGQLRVKGGNGTVALASVAGIGFGSGPSQIDRIDRSRNVTLSVELAGRALGEVMREAKAMPSMRALPASVHLVEQGELERMSELFGSFGTAMAVGIFCIYAVLVLLFHEFLQPATILAALPLSVGGALFALLVAGMSFSMPTVIGLLMLMGIVTKNSILLVEYAVMARRDHGLGRVDALIDACHKRARPILMTTIAMGAGMMPIALGLGADPSFRQPMGVVVIGGLLTSTILSLLVIPALFLLVDDLSRWIAGWFAPRAAATTT; this is translated from the coding sequence ATGAACCTGTCCACCTGGTCGATCCGCAACCCGGTTCCGTCGCTGCTTCTGTTCATACTGCTGAGCCTGCTCGGCCTGATCGGCTTCAACCGGCTAGGCATCCAGCAGTTCCCCGACATGGACCTGCCCACCGTCACCGTCAGCGCCTCGCTGGAGGGGGCGGCACCGGCGCAGCTGGAAACGGAGGTCGCCCGCAAGATCGAGGACAAGCTCGCCTCGCTGAGCCGGGTCGAGCACATCACCTCCACCATCACCGACGGCTCCGTCTCCATCAGCGTCTCCTTCGACATCGACAAGAACGGCGAGGAGGCACTGAACGAGGTGCGCAACGCGGTGGACGGCGTCAAGGCCGACCTGCCGGGGAGCATGGCCTCGCCCAGCGTGTCGAAGGTGACGGCGGAAACCCGCGGGCTGCTGACCTACAGCGTCCGCTCCGACCGGCTGGACGAGGTGGACCTGTCCTGGTTCATCGACAACGACGTGACCAAGGCGGTGCTGTCGGCCAAGGGCGTGGCCGGCGTGAGCCGGATCGGCGGCATCGCCCGCGAGGTCCATGTCGATCTCGATGCGGCGCTGATGGCCGGGCTGGGGGTGACGCCGGCCGACGTGGCGACCGTGCTGAAATCGGTGCAGGCCGACAATTCCGGCGGGCAGGCGGAGGTCGGCGGCAAGCGGCAGTCCCTGCGCACGCTGGGCGCCGTCGGCACGGTGGAGGAGGTCGCCGCCATCGCCGTCCCGCTGGCGGACGGGCGGCACATCCGGCTCGACCAGTTGGCGCGGGTGAGCGACGCCCATGCCGACCGCAGCACCCGCGCCTTCCTCGACGGCCAGCCGGTGATCGCCTTCCAGATCACCCGCAGCAAGGGCTTCTCCGACGTCGGCGTTGCGGAGGCGGCGCGCAAGGCGGTGTCCGCCTTCGCCGCCGCCCACCCCGAGGTGACGATCACCGAGGCCAGCACCACGGTCACGCCGATCCTGGAGAATTACCACGGCTCGATGCATCTGCTGCTGGAAGGGGCGGTCCTGGCGGTGGTGGTGGTCTGGTGGTTCCTGCGCGACTGGCGGGCGACGCTGATCGCCGCGGTGGCCCTGCCGCTGTCGATCCTGCCGGCCTTCGGCGTCATGCATCTGCTTGGCTTCAGCCTGAACATCGTTTCACTGCTGGCGCTGGGGCTGGTGGTCGGCATCCTGGTGGACGACGCCATCGTCGAGGTGGAGAACATCGCCCGCCATATGCTTCAGGGCAAATCGGCCCGCGACGCGGCGATGGAGGCGGCGGACGAGATCGGGCTGGCGGTGATCGCCACCACCTTCACCCTGGTGGCGGTGTTCCTGCCGACCGCCTTCATGGGCGGCATTCCGGGCCGCATCTTCCGACAGTTCGGCGTGACGGCGGCGGTGGCTGTGCTCGCCTCGCTGCTGGTGGCGCGGCTGCTGACCCCGATGATGGCGGCACAGTTCATGAAGGCACACCCGGCGAACGAGCGCGACGGCCGGCTGATGCTGACCTATCTCGCCGCGGTGCGGGCCTGCCTTCGCCATCCCTGGCGGACGGCCTTCGCCGCACTCGCCTTTCTCGCCCTGTCGGTGACGATGATCCCGCTGCTGCCCACCGGCTTCCTGCCGGCCCAGGACGACGCGCAGAGCCAGGTGACGCTGACCCTGCCGCCGGACGCCGAACTGGACGACACCACCGGCCTCGCCTTGCGGGCCGATGCGCTGCTGCGCCGCATGCCGGAGGTGAGGAGCGTGTTCACCGCGGTCGGCACGGCGACGATGGGCGGCGGCGGCATGGACGCCACCACCACGACCAGCCCGCGCACCGCGTCCCTGACGGTGGATCTGGTCGCCCGGTCGGAGCGGCGCCGCAGCCAGGCGGCGATCGAGGCGGAGATGCGCAGCCTGCTGCGCACCCTTCCCGGCGGGCGGATCGAGGTCGGGCGCGGCGGCAACGGCGAACAGTTGCAGATCACGCTGGCCGGCGACGACCCGACCGCCCTGCAACAGGCCGCCGACGCGGTCGAGGCCGATCTGCGCCGCCTGCCCGGCATCGGCAACGTCACCTCCGGCGCGGCCCTCCAGCGCCCGGAGGTCCAGATCAGGCCGGATTTCGCCCGCGCGGCGGCATTGGGCGTGACCTCGCAGGACATGGCGGACGCGGTGCGGATGGCGACCTACGGCGACTATTCCTCGTCGATCGCCAAGCTGAACCTGCCGCAGCGCCAGATCGCCGTGCGGGTGCGGCTCGACCCGGCGGTCCGCACCGACTTGTCGGCGTTGGGCCAGCTGCGGGTGAAGGGCGGCAACGGAACGGTGGCGCTCGCCTCCGTCGCCGGGATCGGCTTCGGCAGCGGACCGTCGCAGATCGACCGCATCGACCGCTCGCGCAACGTCACCCTGTCGGTGGAACTGGCCGGCCGTGCTCTGGGCGAGGTGATGCGGGAAGCCAAGGCGATGCCGTCGATGAGGGCGCTGCCCGCCTCGGTCCATCTGGTGGAGCAGGGGGAGCTGGAACGGATGAGCGAGCTGTTCGGCAGCTTCGGCACCGCGATGGCGGTCGGCATCTTCTGCATCTATGCGGTGCTGGTGCTGCTGTTCCACGAGTTCCTGCAACCGGCGACCATCCTGGCGGCGCTGCCGCTGTCGGTGGGGGGCGCCCTGTTCGCGTTGCTGGTGGCGGGGATGAGCTTCTCCATGCCGACCGTCATCGGATTGCTGATGCTGATGGGCATCGTCACCAAGAACTCGATCCTGCTGGTGGAATATGCGGTGATGGCGCGGCGGGACCATGGGTTGGGTCGGGTGGATGCGCTGATCGACGCCTGCCATAAGCGGGCCCGCCCGATCCTGATGACCACCATCGCCATGGGCGCCGGCATGATGCCGATCGCGCTGGGGTTGGGCGCCGATCCCAGCTTCCGCCAGCCGATGGGCGTGGTGGTGATCGGCGGGCTGCTGACCTCGACCATCCTCAGCCTGCTGGTCATCCCCGCCCTGTTCCTTCTGGTCGACGACCTGTCGCGCTGGATCGCCGGCTGGTTCGCGCCGAGGGCGGCGGCAACGACGACCTGA
- a CDS encoding efflux RND transporter periplasmic adaptor subunit, with the protein MSLLTRRQIIGFAAGLGLAAIAGLAAAWAVTQSGAPAGPQSGTAQEGTVTQSAPRNSVLTVTATVPSREDWPRTLPASGALAAWQEAVIGAETGNLRITQLFADVGTEVKRGQELARLAQDSVQADIRKQEALVAQARASLAQAQANAKRARLVKGSGALSDQQVTDYLITEETAKASLASAEADLDSSRITLARTSIRAVDDGVVTSRSATLGSVVSAGTELFRLQRQSRVEWQAELDARQVPQVRLGQTARVILPDGRTVEGTVRQAAPALNSGTSRGIVYVALPAGSGALAGGYASGGIDLGNSPALTLPQSAVVLRDGRSQVFTIGDDNRVTRRIVATGRRQADRVEIMSGLSADAQVVESGGAFLSDGATVTIATPPSAGAGRGPTDVAALPAPVTGER; encoded by the coding sequence GTGAGCCTCCTCACCCGCAGGCAGATCATCGGATTTGCGGCCGGACTCGGGCTGGCCGCCATCGCCGGCCTTGCCGCCGCGTGGGCCGTAACACAGTCGGGAGCCCCGGCCGGACCCCAGAGCGGGACGGCGCAGGAGGGTACCGTCACGCAATCCGCCCCGCGCAACAGCGTGCTGACCGTCACCGCCACCGTTCCAAGCCGGGAGGACTGGCCGCGGACCCTGCCGGCCAGCGGCGCCCTGGCGGCGTGGCAGGAGGCGGTGATCGGCGCCGAGACCGGCAACCTGCGCATCACCCAGCTGTTCGCCGACGTCGGCACCGAGGTCAAGCGCGGACAGGAGCTGGCGCGGCTGGCGCAGGACAGCGTGCAGGCCGACATCCGCAAGCAGGAGGCGCTGGTGGCCCAGGCCAGGGCATCGCTCGCCCAGGCCCAGGCGAACGCCAAACGCGCCCGGCTGGTCAAGGGCAGCGGCGCGCTGTCGGACCAGCAGGTGACCGATTATCTGATCACCGAGGAGACGGCCAAGGCCAGCCTCGCTTCGGCGGAGGCCGATCTGGACAGCAGCCGGATCACACTGGCGCGGACCAGCATCCGGGCGGTGGATGACGGGGTGGTGACCTCGCGCTCCGCCACGCTGGGCAGCGTGGTGTCGGCGGGGACCGAGCTGTTTCGCCTGCAACGGCAAAGCCGGGTGGAGTGGCAGGCGGAGCTTGACGCCCGTCAGGTGCCGCAGGTCCGGCTTGGCCAGACCGCGCGGGTGATCCTGCCCGACGGGCGGACGGTGGAGGGAACGGTGCGGCAGGCGGCCCCGGCGCTCAACAGCGGCACCAGCCGTGGCATCGTCTATGTGGCGCTGCCCGCCGGAAGCGGCGCGCTGGCCGGCGGCTATGCCAGCGGCGGCATCGACCTGGGCAACAGCCCGGCGCTGACCCTGCCGCAATCCGCCGTGGTTCTGCGCGACGGCCGGTCGCAGGTCTTCACCATCGGCGACGACAACCGGGTGACGCGGCGGATCGTCGCCACCGGACGACGGCAGGCCGACCGGGTGGAAATCATGTCCGGCCTGTCCGCCGACGCGCAGGTGGTGGAATCGGGCGGCGCCTTCCTGTCCGACGGGGCGACCGTCACCATCGCGACGCCGCCATCCGCCGGCGCCGGACGCGGCCCGACCGACGTCGCCGCCCTGCCGGCACCCGTTACCGGGGAACGCTGA
- a CDS encoding efflux transporter outer membrane subunit: MGSLFRNAAALAAVLMLGACAVGPDYGTPVAATTAWSAPLPARLGTASLVGWWDSFHDPVLTGLLGAAEADSPTLAQAWASIAKARATVAQDRAGRLPTVTAGGSAQRAKQSALGGTATTNTLSGTLDASWELDLFGKLRRTQEAAEARVEARTDDWHDASVSLAAEVADDYVQYRACRLLARAYADQAASQADTAHATATSMRAGFTSPINGALAEASAASLRASAVAQQAECDLLVKALVSLTGLEEADLRRRMREPADAPPPLPAPEGFAVDSVPAAALAQRPDLASLERELAAASAEIGVAEADRYPSLSFSGEIARSGTALGSLMTTWLLGSSLTAPLFDAGKRAAAVDSAQAAYDYQLAAYRSGVRTAIRDVEQALVRLDAATRRTGDVRTAAQGYRTYFEATDRNWRAGGASLLDREEALRNALNAEISLITVQRDQIEYWIALYKALGGGWQAGTPARGPVQAAPADTRKSGDAS; encoded by the coding sequence ATGGGCAGTCTGTTTCGAAACGCCGCGGCGTTGGCCGCGGTCCTGATGCTGGGGGCTTGCGCGGTCGGGCCGGATTATGGCACGCCGGTGGCGGCGACGACCGCATGGTCGGCGCCGCTGCCGGCCCGCCTGGGCACCGCATCGCTGGTGGGGTGGTGGGACAGTTTCCACGACCCGGTGCTGACCGGACTGCTCGGCGCAGCGGAGGCGGACAGCCCGACGTTGGCCCAAGCGTGGGCGTCGATTGCCAAGGCGCGCGCCACGGTGGCACAGGACCGCGCCGGCCGGCTGCCCACCGTGACTGCCGGCGGGTCGGCGCAGCGGGCGAAGCAGTCGGCGCTGGGCGGGACCGCCACCACGAACACGCTGTCCGGGACGCTCGACGCCTCGTGGGAACTCGACCTGTTCGGCAAGCTGCGCCGCACCCAGGAGGCCGCCGAGGCGCGGGTCGAGGCGCGGACCGACGACTGGCACGACGCCAGCGTCTCGCTGGCCGCCGAGGTCGCCGACGATTATGTGCAGTACCGCGCCTGCCGGCTGCTCGCCCGCGCCTATGCCGATCAGGCGGCATCGCAGGCCGACACCGCGCACGCCACCGCCACCAGCATGCGGGCCGGTTTCACCTCTCCGATCAACGGGGCGCTGGCCGAGGCGAGCGCCGCCAGCCTGCGCGCCAGCGCCGTCGCGCAGCAGGCCGAATGCGACTTGTTGGTGAAGGCGCTGGTGTCGCTGACCGGGCTGGAGGAAGCCGACCTGCGCCGCCGGATGCGGGAGCCGGCCGACGCACCCCCGCCCTTGCCCGCTCCGGAGGGCTTCGCCGTCGACAGCGTGCCGGCGGCGGCGCTGGCGCAACGGCCCGACCTTGCTTCGCTGGAGCGGGAACTGGCGGCGGCCAGCGCGGAGATCGGCGTTGCGGAGGCCGACCGCTATCCCAGCCTGTCCTTCAGCGGCGAGATCGCGCGGTCCGGCACGGCGCTGGGCAGCCTGATGACGACATGGTTGCTGGGCTCCTCGCTGACGGCGCCGCTGTTCGACGCCGGCAAGCGGGCTGCCGCGGTGGACAGCGCGCAGGCGGCTTACGATTACCAGCTGGCCGCCTACCGCAGCGGGGTGCGCACCGCCATCCGTGATGTGGAGCAGGCGCTGGTCCGGCTCGACGCCGCCACCCGGCGCACCGGCGACGTCCGCACCGCCGCCCAGGGCTATCGCACATATTTCGAGGCGACCGACCGCAACTGGCGGGCCGGTGGCGCCAGCCTGCTCGACCGCGAGGAGGCGCTGCGCAACGCGCTGAACGCCGAGATTTCCCTGATCACCGTGCAGCGCGACCAGATCGAATACTGGATCGCCCTCTACAAGGCGCTGGGCGGCGGCTGGCAGGCGGGAACGCCGGCCAGGGGCCCCGTCCAGGCCGCCCCAGCAGACACCCGGAAAAGCGGAGACGCATCGTGA
- a CDS encoding response regulator — protein MIKVLLVDDDVELTAMLVEYLAQENFEGHAVHNGEDGVAAALGGGYAIVVLDVMMPRLSGIETLRRIRQSSRVPVLMLTARGDNIDRITGLDLGADDYVPKPCTPGELVARLRAILRRTEPQPAPAAAGATVEAGPLLLCPGSRTATLDGRTLDLTGTEFNLLEVLARGAGHLISKQELSQRALGRPLSPFDRRIDVHVSSIRQKLGTRGDGRSWIQTVRGMGYQLVTD, from the coding sequence ATGATCAAGGTCTTGCTTGTCGACGACGACGTCGAGCTGACGGCGATGCTCGTCGAATATCTGGCGCAGGAGAACTTCGAGGGCCATGCCGTCCACAATGGCGAGGACGGCGTGGCCGCGGCGCTTGGCGGCGGCTATGCCATCGTGGTGCTGGACGTGATGATGCCGCGCCTCAGCGGGATCGAGACGTTGCGCCGCATCCGCCAGTCCAGCCGCGTTCCCGTGCTGATGCTGACGGCGCGCGGCGACAACATCGACCGCATCACCGGTCTGGACCTCGGCGCCGACGACTATGTGCCGAAGCCCTGCACCCCGGGCGAGCTGGTGGCGCGCCTGCGCGCCATCCTGCGCCGCACCGAGCCGCAGCCGGCACCAGCGGCGGCCGGCGCCACCGTCGAGGCCGGGCCGCTGCTGCTGTGCCCTGGCAGCCGCACGGCGACGCTGGACGGCCGGACGCTCGACCTGACCGGCACCGAATTCAACCTGCTGGAGGTTCTGGCCCGCGGCGCCGGCCATCTGATCAGCAAGCAGGAGCTGTCGCAGCGGGCGCTCGGCCGCCCGCTCAGCCCGTTCGACCGGCGCATTGACGTCCATGTCAGCAGCATTCGGCAGAAGCTCGGCACCCGCGGCGACGGCCGGTCCTGGATCCAGACGGTGCGCGGCATGGGCTATCAGCTGGTGACCGACTGA
- a CDS encoding ATP-binding protein: MANPVSRLLRPGRGGLFWKLFLSLWLAMLLSFVVGVFYLHLAGYRDAMDNLDSVRTGVLLSTAEGLLKRSGTDAAVATIADWNADPAAPPVALLTDDGRRLVGSPAALTGYSRSVQADDGRRFTLVTALDSVWTLKPQPSILIPLVSGGLVALLFSSVLAWYLSRPLRTLSWALHAVSRGDFTTRVRHRMGGRRDEIAALGSDFDRMADRLQQLVEGRQRLLHDISHELRSPLTRMQAAIGLLRQNPGKTAAMVERIDREADRLDAMVGELLTLARLEVGSEVISRERVDLIELLAAIVDDAAFEAEACGRGVRLTADGPFVCTVAAEVLCRAFENIIRNAVKFTAEGTVVEVTAATGQGGLRVSVVDHGPGVPEDMLDKIFEPFLRLDATAPATAGFGLGLAIARRAVESHGGMVMATSAPQGGLAIEIGLPQDLLADAPTRAPLMQD; encoded by the coding sequence ATGGCCAATCCCGTTTCCCGCCTGCTCCGCCCCGGCCGGGGCGGTCTGTTCTGGAAGCTGTTCCTGTCGCTGTGGCTGGCGATGCTGCTGTCCTTCGTCGTCGGCGTCTTCTACCTGCATCTGGCCGGCTATCGCGATGCGATGGACAATCTGGACTCGGTGCGGACCGGGGTTCTGCTGTCGACGGCGGAAGGCCTGCTCAAGCGGTCGGGCACGGACGCCGCCGTGGCCACCATCGCCGATTGGAACGCCGATCCGGCGGCCCCCCCGGTGGCCCTGCTCACCGATGACGGCCGCCGTCTGGTCGGCTCCCCCGCCGCGCTGACCGGTTATAGCCGCAGCGTGCAGGCCGATGACGGCCGCCGTTTCACGCTCGTCACCGCACTGGACTCGGTTTGGACGCTCAAACCCCAGCCGTCCATCCTGATTCCGCTGGTGTCGGGCGGCCTGGTGGCCTTGCTGTTCAGCAGCGTGCTCGCCTGGTATCTGTCGCGTCCGCTGCGCACGCTGAGCTGGGCCTTGCATGCCGTGTCGCGCGGCGACTTCACCACCCGCGTCCGCCACCGCATGGGCGGGCGGCGCGACGAGATCGCCGCACTCGGCAGCGATTTCGACCGCATGGCCGACCGGCTCCAGCAGCTGGTGGAGGGGCGCCAGCGCCTGCTGCACGACATCTCGCACGAGCTGCGCTCGCCGCTGACCCGCATGCAGGCGGCCATCGGCCTGCTGCGTCAGAATCCGGGCAAGACCGCCGCCATGGTCGAGCGCATCGACCGCGAGGCGGACCGGCTAGACGCCATGGTCGGGGAGCTTCTGACCCTGGCGCGGCTGGAGGTCGGCTCCGAGGTGATTTCCCGCGAGCGCGTCGATCTGATCGAGCTGCTGGCCGCCATCGTCGACGATGCCGCCTTCGAGGCGGAAGCCTGCGGCCGCGGCGTCCGGCTGACGGCCGACGGTCCGTTCGTCTGCACCGTCGCGGCCGAGGTGCTGTGCCGGGCCTTCGAGAACATCATCCGCAATGCGGTGAAGTTCACCGCCGAGGGCACTGTTGTCGAGGTCACGGCCGCCACCGGCCAGGGAGGCCTGCGGGTCAGCGTCGTCGACCATGGCCCCGGCGTGCCGGAGGACATGCTCGACAAGATATTCGAGCCTTTCCTGCGCCTGGATGCCACGGCCCCGGCGACGGCGGGTTTCGGTCTCGGCCTCGCCATCGCCCGCCGCGCCGTCGAATCTCACGGCGGAATGGTCATGGCCACCAGCGCCCCGCAGGGGGGGCTGGCCATCGAGATCGGGTTGCCGCAAGACCTTCTGGCCGACGCCCCGACCCGCGCACCGCTGATGCAGGACTGA
- a CDS encoding amidohydrolase family protein: MTQNQSFDLLLRNARLREGEGLQDIAVRHGRIAAIGPALAGTAALDEDVGGRLVLPGLVDTHIHLDKSCLLCRCRDAGGGLRGAIAAVSGLKRAFTTEDVYARGARTLERAITQGTMFLRAHVELDPLVGLRSFEAMKRLKREYAFAVDLSICVFPQEGMTHDPAVEGLLTQALAEGADLLGGCPYTDADPSLQMERIFALAVAHDVDLDFHLDFDLDPSWSHLEEICRRTMAAGWQGRVAVGHATKLAAIDDAALARMIALLADAGVGVTALPATDLYLNGRDAGHRAPRGVAPVHLLAEGGVTVSVATNNVLNPFTPFGDGSLLRIGNLYANLMHLGPESFGDCLEMISTGAARLMRIADYGIMVGGRADLIVLDADDEADAFGGIAPPLMGFKHGRRSFVRPAAMLVRP, from the coding sequence ATGACGCAGAACCAGAGCTTCGATCTCCTCCTGCGCAACGCCCGCCTGAGGGAAGGGGAGGGCTTGCAGGACATTGCCGTCCGTCACGGACGGATCGCCGCCATCGGCCCCGCCCTGGCCGGCACCGCTGCCCTTGATGAGGATGTCGGCGGGCGCCTCGTCCTGCCGGGGCTTGTCGACACGCACATCCATCTCGACAAGTCCTGCCTGCTCTGCCGCTGCCGCGATGCCGGCGGCGGGTTGAGGGGAGCGATCGCTGCGGTTTCCGGCCTGAAGAGGGCCTTCACGACCGAGGATGTCTACGCCCGCGGTGCCCGCACCCTGGAACGCGCGATCACGCAAGGCACCATGTTCCTGCGGGCCCATGTGGAACTCGATCCCCTGGTTGGGCTGCGCAGTTTCGAGGCGATGAAGCGGCTCAAGCGGGAGTATGCCTTCGCCGTCGATCTGTCCATCTGCGTCTTCCCACAGGAGGGGATGACCCACGACCCGGCGGTCGAAGGGTTGCTGACCCAGGCCCTGGCGGAGGGGGCCGATCTGCTGGGCGGCTGTCCCTACACCGATGCCGATCCGTCCTTGCAGATGGAGCGGATCTTCGCCCTGGCGGTGGCGCATGACGTCGATCTCGATTTCCATCTGGATTTCGATCTCGACCCCAGCTGGTCCCATCTGGAGGAAATCTGCCGACGGACGATGGCGGCGGGCTGGCAGGGGCGGGTCGCCGTCGGCCACGCCACCAAGCTCGCGGCTATCGACGATGCCGCACTGGCGCGGATGATCGCCCTTCTGGCCGATGCCGGGGTGGGGGTGACGGCCCTGCCCGCGACGGATCTCTATCTGAATGGGCGCGATGCCGGCCATCGCGCGCCGCGCGGGGTGGCGCCGGTCCACCTGCTGGCGGAAGGCGGCGTCACCGTCTCGGTCGCCACCAACAATGTCCTGAATCCCTTCACGCCCTTCGGCGACGGCTCTTTGCTCCGGATCGGCAATCTCTACGCCAACCTCATGCATCTGGGGCCCGAGAGCTTCGGCGATTGCCTGGAGATGATCTCGACCGGGGCCGCCCGGCTGATGCGGATCGCGGATTACGGGATCATGGTCGGCGGGCGGGCGGACCTGATCGTGCTCGATGCCGATGACGAGGCCGATGCCTTCGGCGGCATAGCGCCCCCTCTCATGGGGTTCAAGCATGGCCGCAGGAGTTTCGTCAGGCCTGCCGCCATGCTGGTCAGACCGTAG
- a CDS encoding GntR family transcriptional regulator: MTEEKREQKRSRKTGGDRVAAICTALRRAIIERALSPGDRLPEDSLGERFGVSRTIARSALGQLAAEGLVDLRRNRIAVVAVPSFEDARDIFDIRVDLERQVVRHLAGKLTEAQVKQLKAIVEAEHQARHGAEGISIRLATEFHVRLAEMTGKPVLIRYVTEICYRAGLSLAVFSRPHSSECAVNEHLELIEAIRTGPADKACALMDEHLEAVASRALLQSSGARSRDLMDILAPYTE, encoded by the coding sequence ATGACCGAGGAAAAGCGCGAGCAAAAGCGTTCAAGGAAAACCGGAGGCGACCGTGTCGCGGCGATCTGCACGGCCCTGCGGCGTGCGATCATCGAGCGGGCGCTGTCGCCGGGAGACCGGCTGCCCGAGGATTCGCTGGGCGAACGTTTCGGCGTCAGCCGGACTATCGCCCGCAGCGCGCTCGGGCAGTTGGCGGCGGAGGGGCTCGTCGATCTGCGCCGCAACCGCATCGCCGTGGTCGCGGTGCCCTCCTTCGAGGATGCCCGCGACATCTTCGACATCCGCGTCGATCTGGAGCGTCAGGTCGTCCGGCATCTGGCCGGCAAGCTGACCGAGGCCCAGGTGAAGCAGCTGAAGGCCATCGTCGAGGCCGAACATCAGGCCCGGCACGGTGCCGAGGGGATTTCGATCCGCCTTGCGACGGAGTTCCATGTCCGGCTGGCGGAAATGACCGGAAAGCCGGTTCTTATCCGTTATGTGACGGAGATCTGTTACCGCGCGGGACTGTCGCTGGCCGTTTTCAGCCGGCCCCATTCGTCGGAATGCGCAGTCAACGAGCATCTGGAACTGATCGAGGCGATCCGGACCGGCCCTGCCGACAAGGCCTGCGCCCTGATGGACGAGCATCTGGAGGCCGTGGCCTCCCGCGCGCTGCTGCAAAGCTCCGGCGCCAGGAGCCGCGACCTCATGGACATCCTGGCGCCCTATACCGAATAA
- a CDS encoding ABC transporter ATP-binding protein, which translates to MSPSHASQQGHSSIAPSIAPSIAVELSQAAVSFGKPGRTVAALQETNLRIAEGDFVALVGPSGCGKSTILRLTAGLLNPTRGAVIVGGREVGAKALRIGMAFQNPTMLPWLTIERNVMLPLKIVRPFRADYRAKRRTEYRDRVHALLADVGLDKFANHYPWQLSGGMLQRANLCRALVHEPSLLLLDEPFGALDQFTREELWGTMQSLWLKRRPTVLLITHDLKEAGFLASRICVMSARPGRIIDDSAVDFPRPRTVEMTFDADFVALNQRLRDLIIDARSDTAIRGA; encoded by the coding sequence ATGTCCCCATCCCACGCCAGCCAGCAAGGCCACTCTTCCATCGCCCCTTCCATTGCCCCTTCCATTGCCGTCGAGCTTTCGCAGGCCGCCGTTTCGTTCGGCAAGCCGGGCAGGACGGTCGCAGCCTTGCAGGAGACGAACCTGCGGATCGCCGAAGGTGACTTCGTCGCCCTGGTCGGCCCGTCGGGCTGCGGGAAGTCGACGATCCTGCGGCTGACGGCCGGCCTGCTGAACCCGACCCGGGGGGCCGTGATCGTCGGCGGGCGCGAGGTGGGGGCCAAGGCCCTGCGCATCGGCATGGCCTTCCAGAACCCGACCATGCTGCCCTGGCTCACCATCGAGCGGAACGTCATGCTGCCGCTGAAGATCGTACGCCCCTTCCGCGCCGACTACCGTGCCAAGCGCAGGACGGAATACCGCGACCGCGTCCATGCCCTGCTGGCCGATGTCGGGCTCGACAAGTTCGCCAACCATTACCCCTGGCAGCTGTCGGGCGGCATGCTGCAACGCGCGAACCTCTGTCGCGCCCTCGTCCATGAACCGAGCCTGCTGCTGCTCGACGAGCCGTTCGGCGCGCTCGACCAGTTCACCCGCGAGGAGCTGTGGGGGACGATGCAATCGCTGTGGCTGAAGCGCAGGCCGACCGTCCTGCTCATCACCCACGATTTGAAGGAAGCCGGCTTCCTCGCCTCGCGCATCTGCGTGATGAGCGCGCGTCCCGGCCGCATCATCGACGACAGCGCCGTCGATTTCCCCCGGCCGCGCACGGTCGAGATGACCTTCGACGCCGATTTCGTCGCCCTCAACCAGCGCCTGCGCGATCTCATCATCGATGCGCGCAGCGACACCGCCATCCGGGGGGCCTGA